Genomic segment of Eleutherodactylus coqui strain aEleCoq1 chromosome 1, aEleCoq1.hap1, whole genome shotgun sequence:
tcatgcgatattgcgtttccctatggagcctctttttttttgcatcgcaGAGCACGAACACAAAAAAAACCACGCGAAAAAGGCTCGAGAAACATTGCAAGCGGTagtgatgtttttgcgagaaaaagctgtGCTGACGCTCAAGTATTGCGGGATAAAAAGTTGCGATTTTACCACGATATTCTCacaattgccagtgtgaaggagcccttttaTAGGACGAAAAGCGCCTAAATAATTGCTGGAAACAGCAACTTTCAGTAATAGTCATCCTGTGTCTACACGGCCATCACCAGGGCACAGAGTAAGAAAgcactcacttgttggagttgctttgtttttagttcacctaaaaaccaagcatcTATTGTAGCTGTgtaaaacaggcagtcgttcacgtATGAAcggactgcctgtttgcagtgaatggatgcAGAGGGCTGGAAGAGagcactgaatgactatcgctcctgtgtgaaagcacagtggTCCCACCTAAAAGGTACTTTTAGGATCGATTGGTTCAATTGGCTGTAAAATCCTGGGAGTGCTAGATCATGATATGCGCAGTCACCAACCGATGAGGCGTCACAGGTTAAACAAAGACCAGATAGTATTGTATACTAATCCCCATGTTCGTACACAACAAAAGATGTACCCTTTGGAACTGTACAAGCATTTGTAAGGCTACTCTCGAACTGCATGTTGGTAAAGAAGAGGCTACGGCTCACTCACCTAGCAGCTGTGTGTGAGCTTATATATTCTTGAATCTACTCGAGAGATGTGTGCGTGAATGGGTCTCAGAAACATACTTCTCGTACATAGACCAGGGCAAAAGAAGCATTTCCCTGAGGTTGTGATAAGTGTCATATCTTATAAAGTAGAGCTGGATAATTTGGCCTGAAAGTTTTTCACTCTCCTTTCCATGTATCTTGTTTTTGGTGGTATTAGCttgtttagcaaaaaaaaaaaacaaaaaaaaacaaaaaaaaaaaactaaaaactttaaTATAAGGGAATTGCATATACAGTAATTTCTTATTATAGAACTGAATGGGAAAATTTTGACAATCAGTGCTTAGCAAAAATTGGGCTGATGCCAATTTCACAATTTTGACGAAAGTCAGAAGCGTGCCTCAGTTAAACAGCAATTAATTAAATAAATTTAATTGCTCAGCCCTCATCTAAAGTATGAAGTTGACCAAACAAAttggataaaaaaaataatctaatgtgtatggtggaaGCTAGCTTATTGACAGATACCGTGTTTGATTTGCCTTCCTGTCATGTTCTGTTCATACAACATTTTGAGAGTGTATAGTCACGTAGCAAAATGTAGCATGAACACAAGAAGAGTAGAAAAATACTGGACAGTAAGTGAAGAGGACCAAAAACATTTGGGTTATCCACAAGGTTTAGACCATTAAGTCATTTCACAAAGTGAGTGGATGAAGTGCCTGCTATACAGACACAAGTTATGAAACTTTAGAAACTTAGGCAACAACTCAccccttaaaaaaaactttaataaaattaAAGTGAAATTCCAGTGTTCCAAGCTAGCGTCTATTTAACAAAACGTGTCCACAACATAGTGGAGAACAGAACATGTTGAATATAGCAGATTTTGAGGTAAACGTGTTTTAACAGCCTCACATATAGAAATCCATGGCCATATTACAATATGATCATTAAAGAGGTTTCCCAGAGAAATACTTATTACCGGTCAGATATTTAGACTGATCAGTGTGCATTCAGCACTTGGGTCTCCCACCGATTCTAAAAACTAAGGCCTCATATTTCTGTAACTTCCATTTATTTCCATGGAGAGAAAATGTGTACAGGCATATTATTCATGGGGGCCCCCGTTAGTCTTAGGATAAGTAGTCCCCATCTGCTCGACTCAACCAAAAATACTTTTAAAGCACGTCTAATTGACacaccacaattttttttcctggaaaacctctttaatagttTAACAGAATTGCTGTTACACTGCAACCAAAACACAGGAGAATTCTTTTAATCACTTCTTATGCTGTTCATGTAATGAAAATAAAGAAACAGTCTATACAATTTATTAAACCTGGAAAACTTATGGTATGACAATGGAAATATTAAAAGCAGAAAAGGGGAAACATTTTAACCAATCCATATGTCAGCCATGACACTACAGGATTGAGAAAGCACAACAAATCTTTAACGATTGCACAGTTGACTTCCCATTATAACTGCAGGTGTTTAACCTCTTCCATCACTGTATGAAATGATTAGGTGTGTAGTAGTAAAACCCCAACCTAATAATTGGAATAGTCTAACCTTCAAAATGCATTAAGccatatggagaaaaaaaaaaaaaaaaaaaaaagaatacaaaacaaaatacAATTTACACTGAAAATGAGACGTGAACAGAACTAGGATTGAGGAGAAACCTGCGCTTTTCTCATGGAACGCAGAGCCTTCTCTCGTAAATGCTTCTCCAAATCGTCTAGATTTCCTTCTCCGTCACTTTCAGTCTCCTGGTGGGGGGGAAATGTATAGGATTTTTGTTTAGGGAGGTACACGCCCGGCATCAGTAGAATTTTTATTACGCTGCAGCAGAAGACAGAAAAGGAGGCAGAACAGTGATTGGTGACCAAAACTAGTCAATGGGGCCCACTAGACTACCCACCACCTAACAATGCGTGCAGAGGGAGATATATTTTTGGACATACAGGCTTGAAAAGGGATTTCGTAAGTGACACAACTGAATACTGAATTTGGGAGGGTGGGGGGAATCTAACATTCCAGGACAGGGACCTTACCTTCTTGGCTTCAGCATCCACATCTGCCTCAGTGATCTCTGGAGAAGCAGCAGCTGCAGCCTTCTctttcttgtgttttttgtgtttcttgtgcttcttttcttttttgtgtttcttgtcctttttcttctttttcttctttccacCACCACCTTCCTGATCTGAAGTCTACAAGGTAGAAAAGAAATAGTCTACATTTGTAGTAACAAGCTGTAGTAGTTTTTCTCTTGTTTGATGGAATGCCTACACAAACAAGTAGCAAACTAGTAGCTGGATATAATTGGCAAAAGGCTGAACACAGTcaagcagatagctctgtgcaAGTTGTTAAACGGAAACAATCTTGATACCTGAGCAGGAGATGGGCTAGGCGTAGTGCTCTTTGCCTTCTTAGCTGGCACTGGAGCTGGAGACCAGTTGGCAGACTGGGATCGAGACCTAGATCTTGAAACAGTTTGTTTAGGAGCTGGTTCAGGAGAACCAGAAACCGATCTCGAAGAAGATCCTCTTCGAGGATTTGGAGACTCCCTGAAAATGGGGAAAATAAGCTTATAAATACAGAATGAATCCGATAACAAAAATATGCAAGTAGCTTAAGGGAAttactttttcattttcttcGGTTCTGGTGTTCTGGATACTCGTCGAATTGGCCGAGTACTTGGAGAAGGGGACTGTTGCCTCCTAGGAGGAGAAGACGAAGGTCCCCTCCTATGAGTTGGAGGGCTCTCAGAGCTACGTGCAGCTCTTGGACGTGGAGAGGGTGATAAACGTTTAGGCTGCAGAGGAGAACGTGCCTCCCTTCCAGATCTACTTGGGGATAAACCTTTTCTCTGCTTGGATGGTACAGAGGGAGAACGTCTTTTTCCTCCAGGAGATCCTTTATGTTTTGGTGGAGGAGAATGAGATACTCTGTGTTTTGCTGGAGGCGGTGGTGACTGCGATACTCTACGTTTGGAAGATTGCTGAGCAAGTGGTGAAGAAGTTCTTCTCTTAGGAGGTGGAGAAGGAGAGTATCGTCTTTGAATTGGTGGCGAGTACCGTCTTTGTGCGGGAGACTGCCTGCGAGGAGAATGGGACCTAAGTAAAAgttacaaaacaaatttaaagatCCACATAACTAGCACATGCTAAGGAAGTCTAACTAGCACATGGTAAAGAAGCTCTTTTTTATGCCACCTGATAAAAATTCACACCTTTACTCACTGCAACACAATTGTTGACTACAATCATACTAGGCCTGACATGTGAAGCATTGTTTTGAGCACCATTGAAACCAGAATCCACATTTATTTTATCACCTTCCAGTTTCAGGGCAGACTTAGAAGCATCCGAATGGTTGTTCTTTATTAAGTACAAGGAATTCTAATTGATCCAACTCAATCACTCAGAAAGCAAATTACTATATTAATTACCTGCGCCTCTGTGGAGAAGGAGAACGTCGTCGCcttgggggtggaggaggagaagggctgCGTCGTCTTCTgggtggaggaggagatgggCTCCTTCTCCTAcggctgaaaaaaaaatacaaatttcagTTCACAATATTTACAAAAGGGATTTTAAGCATTTTATAACTtagctaattttttttaaatattggccTAAAAGGTTTCTACAGAACATTACTATAGACACAAATGTTGCGAACATGCCCCAAGGGTAAAAATCTGCCATTTACACTACTGACCAATTTAAATAAGCATATAAAACATGCCTGAAAAGGATTGGACACAAATTATTTGGAACGTCGCACTATTTAAAAGGGAACTGATGAAAGCGATAGTAGCTAGGGAAAAATAAAAGCTtatcaaagctttttttttttaaataactacaGCAAAAACACAAAACTTTATTTAAATAAAGCATGTGAAGGATTAAGCCTAAATTTTACAAGGCATActgtacattttatttttccctAGAGGCCATTGCTTTTAGCAGCTCCAAGCTGTTGACAGGTTCCTATTAATAGTGAGACATTTGTCAAAAGGATTCACCAATGGACTTACATtataaataataaaccaaaataaTTGACTGCATTATGACAGGTTGGTATTCAGTCAAGGACCTTCAGTATAAAGGGACTGCCCTGAGGGGAGTATAAACTAGTGAGACACTGATCTCCCACTTACTTGCTAAGGTACAGTTTTATTGAACATTGCATCTCCTGCAGCTCGAACAGAAGATGATCTAGTCCTCTATATTGTGTGCACTTTGTAGTTCTTGAAATTCAAGAGCTGCAGCTCCCTGCATTGACTGGCAACTTTGTGTCTATGCGCAGAAAGTTGTCAATCATTGGCGCAAGAGTGGCATTAGTCCACTGTTCATGAATATAAGGACCGATAGCTGAAATAGAGGATAGCCAATTTCAAGAAAACTATTAAACCGAATGAAGTGAGCCATCAATAGAATCAGGAAGGCGTCTCACTAGCATTATGCTGCCCTTGGAAAGGGCAGCATAAACCTGGGGAAAGACTCCCTTTAATTGCAGCCTttaggtttgtttgttttttttgagtAGAAGTCTGTCAGTTTTCTACAATAATTCTTCCCATCATCCAATTCAAAACTTTTCACATTGCAGCTGTATGCTAAATATGTTATAATAATGGGATGTGAAGAGTTATACCGTCAAAATTGTATTTGTACTTCAAAATAGTGTCAACAGCTTTGTAGAGATTTTAAATTCTGACAGTTTCAAAACCCCACAAATCCCAATGCATCATACTGAAGTCCAGACTGGGAACAGAATTAGGTCTGCACTGATTTCGGCCCCTGGTAGTcagcaaaaaaatattttatctaTTGACAGCAAACAAGGATCTTTCAAATAGAAGataattaaaattttaaaaaagtatattACTTTATACCTTTTCATTAAACTACAATTACGTGACTACATTACATACACAATATACACTTAAAAAAGAAACGTATCGGGACTATATTTTAACCTAGTTACACTAAATTCTAAATGTCTACATTTAATAGTAGATTACAAAAGCCTAAACCAACCTTTTAAGTGGAGGTGTTTGCCACCTTTTCAGAGTCTGCATCCTGATAGCAAGGAGGAAATAAATAGATTCAAGTTTCAAGCACATTTAAGTGACTTCAGAACGTAATCTTGTGTTCATACTGTTGTTTTTTGCAGTCATCACCTTTGGCCATTTTTACAGACTAATATATCGAAAGACTTTTTTACACAGCCTTTCATTTTCACTATATATATTTTAACCAGCTGCCGTCAGTTGCTTCCATAGGAAGAACGGAATAGActggaaataaaaaggaaacctaATACTAGTGTGAACAGAGACTACTTGGTAAATAATTATTAGCAGCACAGTGGAATTATTTTTGGCTGTATATATGCTTTAGATGTTGGCTGGGAAATATGCAACACAAACTCTGCTACTATACACAGACTTACTGTGGAGAAGGATCCTTGGGTCTTTTCCGTGAAGGGGATGGACTTCTTGATGTAGAATTCCTACGTCTCCTTCCAACTTCACCATTCTTCACTCCTGAACGCTTTGGCCGTTCATCCTCTGAAGAGGAGGATGACCCGGAGTCTGGAATTCAATGTTATAGTGATGTGACAATGGTTCCATATACACTTCAATTCTTTTTGAGGCAAGACCAAAAATGCTATGAATGCACTAAATTGTTACAACTAGTAGTGATGAGTaaccttgtttaaaaaaaaatccatattacTTTGAAACAAACCCACACTGTATATTAACACCTCCTTGTCATTCTCCAAGCTGCCATATCTAcccaaaaataaaatggaaattaCCTGAGGAGGACTGCTGATTTTGTCTCCTATACTGGCGACGTTGCTGTACTGAATCCAACGTTCCCATTTTGCCTCCCTTATCATCatctgaaaaaatataaaaagtgggTCTTGAAATTCAAGTCCTTAAGTAAatcgtatacacacacacacacacacacacacacacacacacacacacacacacatatatcagtGTTACAGTAATACGTGTGTAAGTGAAAAATTGTAGTCTTATCCAGCAGCACACAAATGCTTATACCTTTCAGACACAGGACGAGGTGATCTAATGCAAAGCCACAAAGCAGGCTCTCtcaggcttgagaaagacctaacggtcgaaacgttgcttgCTTTATCTCAGAACAtagaacataatttttttttccctttatatttcTCCACCCTAACTGActgcagtttgtttttcaatggaattataCAGATAACGGAAGACATTGAAAgcagaaataaatctgaaatgattcatttttggccgcctgcacacggatttccgccgctcaaagcctgcataggagtgcattaaaatatgcactcctatgcagacggccgcggtttggccgcgcgaaatttcgcgcggcaaacaaaccgtggcatgtcctatttttgtgcggagctcgcagagcctcacacagatacgtcactcacccggccgccggctccggtctgcgcatgcgccggcacatgaaagagacgggccgcgggtgagtacgcgctcgtctctgcaggcgctcgggtcgggtctcgcggcgagaattctcgccgccggatcagacccgctcgtctgcaggcggcctttgtcaggtgttttttggtttttttttttaacatgactaaaacagcattttaacagggttgtgtagactttttatatccactgtaggtGTCAAAGATACAGTTATGTGGCACCTCCCAGCCAATTAAGCCAAGTGGCACCAATAGTTGACATTAAACCCATGCATGGTGTGAGGGACAGACAAGATTCAAATGTCTCTTGACTTACCAGACTCTGATATTTCCCTTTTGCGCGGTTTTGAGGGAGGTGATGGAGTTTTTCGCTTTTCAATAATTTTGTGTTTTGAAACTGTAATGAAATACACCAAAACCcaagcataaatatatatatattattacacATACATTCACAGTTCCCCCCCATGCTGAAAACTAGCTAGAAACAATATACTCACTATGGCGCCAGACCACTGTTTCAGTACaccagcatctgacaggtgatatcACTGGTCCAGAAATGCTAGTATACgtgtcatgtgggcttctaatgtagaagcccctaGGGAGTTTTACGGGATGTTGCTAATGACATTACTTCTGGGCCTCCAATTAGCTGCAGCAATCATGAGGGTAAACCACCCATGTGACCATTCTGACCAAGTAAACAGAAAACCGTTGGTTCCTTAGTGACTATGAGAAAGCAGCACGGCAAGCGGGGAGACGAgtcttgtgtttttgttttttttttaaatatacagctCGTCCTCTCACTGCCACCAATGATTTAGAACGCGGAAAGCCCCTTTCACACAGGCATCTAACACTTTTTGGCTCATTTCTAGGAGCCAGACAAATGCAAAAGTGGAAATGCCACATCCGGCACACGCCTGACAGCAAAGGACGGAACCAGTTTATATTAAAGGAGTTCTCCAGCTCCCATTATGAACTCTGGCATTCTACTAAATGAaagtactgcatgcagcactCACTTTTGTAAGATTTTCACATAAATCTATGTCAGAGGCTCCGAATGGAACTTCTGATGCAGATGTGTATGAAGACTTAAAAAGGGATATTTCCATCTCAGCCATGTTTCCCATACCGACATGTTTGCTGGAGCCAGAGATGGCTAGGATTATGAAAACAACTAAATTATGGGTTCTATGTGGTTTCCGTAAACCCTATTCCCCGCCTATGGGAGTTAAGGAAACAGTCTAGAACTAGTTTGCAGTTTACAAAATTCCAGCCTCCAGTGGCAAGACAGGATAGTGTTAGGGGACCCCCGTTGTGGCGACAGGTGCGGTTCCCAGAGTTGGGACACGCATCTACCCTGTGGATATGACATAAATGTACAAGTAGAAAAAATTCCTTAAACTATACGAAAAGTTAGCCATTACCAGAAACGTGAGGTGGTGAAACAGATCCCCTAGGCTTTCTTAAACGTGATGACTGCTGTGGCGAAGGGGAACGTCTTTTCTGTGGTGGACTTGGAGGTGGAGATGGTCTATATCGTCTCCGTGGAGGACTAGCAGATGGAGATGAGCGGCGTGGCTTGCGTGGTGGGCTAGAAGAAATTCTTTTGGGCTGCTTCttaggaggtggtggtggtgagcgAGAGGAGGATGATGAGCTACTACTTCCAGACAAGGATGCTGAAGAACGTCTCCTGCTGAGTGTTTtagaatggaaaagaaaaaaaaggaaaaaagaaaagactATGGATTAGAGATGCctgtaaaggcagatactcaagcgagcatcgctcttcctgagtaactgcatactcgtccgagcaaatgcggaggTAAgcgaagggagagagagatctctcacacaCAACCCCCCCTCACCTGCATTTGCTCGGAGTatgtagttactcgagaagagcgatgctctctctctctcgagtatctgcctttaccgagcatgctcgctcatctctaatattgaaaTAATAAAGGTCAGCTCTATAGCAAAGTTAAAAACTGAACTTTGACTTGATCATACCAACATTATCAAAGATGAACAGATTATCAAACACTCACCGTCTAACTGGACTTCGGCTTCTCTTGTGCCTAGGTGGGGGAGGCATTCTGCGAGGCGGACTTCTCCTTCGAGGAGATGGCCTACGTCGAGGACTAGGACGCCTTCTTGGGCTGTAGGACCTATTAAATAAGGTTTGTATTAAGATCTTTAATAAAGGGATATACAAATTTATCCAAAAAGGTCCAACATTTACCTGGACCTTGAATGACGACGTCTCCGTGGTCTAGAATGTGAAGGGGAACGAGATTTGGACTTAGATTTGGAACGTGAGCGAGACCTGTGACGATGCCTCTCTTTCTCTTTAGTTTTCCGCAAATTTGGCTCTGGTGATGCATCCTTGGTATCTGGTGCAGAATCAGGTTTGGTGATCTTAACTATGTCActagaagaaaagaaaatactTAATATActatatttttaatttaaaagtAAAAcatattaagatttttttttttttttaaacaaacaaaaaaagtaacaaaCATACATAAGGTTGAAAAGTCTATGAAAGATTAGGAAGGCAGTAGGTCTTTGTATTGCAAATCAAGAACTCACCTGTGAAAATGCTCAACAGGATAGGCAAGCTGCAGATTTAAATCTGCTACATCTGAATCTGGCCTGAGGGAAGGTTTCTCCTTACTGGCACGTTttaatttttaatgaagaaagaaGTCTGGGGTAAGgatctccagaaagcaatggcaaTACCAAAATATTCCCCACCCCTTCCCCCAGTGTTGGCTGCTGTCCATCACTGCATCACTGCCTACCTGTATTGCCAACCTGTATTATGTCAAGTGTGATATAGTCTGAAATCCACAACCCATTGCACCAGAGACTCTGGCAGCTACTTTATGCTTCACACTACAAATCTAGCCACTTGACTTGGAGGGAAGTACACCAAATCCAGGACGTCAGTGGAGTGGTATTTTATATTACATAAAGGATTAGGATTAAAAACTAGCAACTAAATGATAAATTGAATCACTGGCAAACATTTTACATCTACAAATTATAGTCAAAAGTGAATTCCCTCAAAAGTTACCTGGATGATGTTGCCTCTTGCACAGATGGCTCCTTTACTTTAAGTGAAGGTTCAGGTTCTTGTACCTCTGGCTCTCTCTTGTCAAAAACTGGAGATGGGCTAGGACTTTTTGTCTTGTGGCGTGGTGAATGAGAGTgacttctcttcctctctcttctgCTTGGAGACCTTCTCCGTGGTGAGGATGACCTCCTCCTTGGTGAAGATGACCTAGATTTTCGCCTAGACAATATTCAACAATAAATTTATTTTTCTGGAATCCATAAAAGCACCAGGATAGATAGTCCATCCCAAGAAAAAGGTGGACAGACCCACACTGCCGGAGAAGTTTACAGAGCAAAGGGCAGTTACTGGATTAAGAGACAATTACTGCAATTTTGCTGCAACAGCAAAAATAGCACTAAATGGAGCATTGTTATGGATTTTAGTGTGGAAATGCTACTAATGCGATGCAGAATTCACCCTAGTACAATTCACGGCATAATTTGAAACTTCATGTCCTAATGTCATTTCCCACATGAAATTCGTGGAGATTTTTTCCATAGCGTAGAGATGAGCTTTGCATAAATATCATCCACTACagtgctactgtaaatgctgcagattttttgtgcacacaatccACAACATGTAAGCCCCATGGGGACATGGGATCAGGATCCTGAGGAAAATGGCATCTAATAGTGCAAAAACAAGCGCATACAGAACTAGATTAAAATCCCAATAAACGTTCTGAAGGGGCCTAGGGACAGATTATAACAGTCTCACtacccatgggggggggggggtttgataaATATTTTTGGTATCAAATAAGGCTC
This window contains:
- the SRRM1 gene encoding serine/arginine repetitive matrix protein 1 isoform X6, coding for MDAGFFRGTSAEQDNRFSNKQKKLLKQLKFAECLEKKVEMSKVNLEVIKPWITKRVTEILGFEDDVVIDFIFNQLEVKNPDSKMMQINLTGFLNGKNAREFMGELWPLLLSAQENIAGIPTAFLELKKEEIKQRQIEQEKLASLKKQDDDKDRRDKDDRDKRDRSRSPRRRKSRSSSPRRRSSSPRRRSPSRRERKRSHSHSPRHKTKSPSPSPVFDKREPEVQEPEPSLKVKEPSVQEATSSSDIVKITKPDSAPDTKDASPEPNLRKTKEKERHRHRSRSRSKSKSKSRSPSHSRPRRRRHSRSRSYSPRRRPSPRRRPSPRRRSPPRRMPPPPRHKRSRSPVRRRRRSSASLSGSSSSSSSSRSPPPPPKKQPKRISSSPPRKPRRSSPSASPPRRRYRPSPPPSPPQKRRSPSPQQSSRLRKPRGSVSPPHVSVSKHKIIEKRKTPSPPSKPRKREISESDDDKGGKMGTLDSVQQRRQYRRQNQQSSSDSGSSSSSEDERPKRSGVKNGEVGRRRRNSTSRSPSPSRKRPKDPSPHRRRRSPSPPPPRRRRSPSPPPPPRRRRSPSPQRRRQSPAQRRYSPPIQRRYSPSPPPKRRTSSPLAQQSSKRRVSQSPPPPAKHRVSHSPPPKHKGSPGGKRRSPSVPSKQRKGLSPSRSGREARSPLQPKRLSPSPRPRAARSSESPPTHRRGPSSSPPRRQQSPSPSTRPIRRVSRTPEPKKMKKESPNPRRGSSSRSVSGSPEPAPKQTVSRSRSRSQSANWSPAPVPAKKAKSTTPSPSPAQTSDQEGGGGKKKKKKKDKKHKKEKKHKKHKKHKKEKAAAAASPEITEADVDAEAKKETESDGEGNLDDLEKHLREKALRSMRKAQVSPQS
- the SRRM1 gene encoding serine/arginine repetitive matrix protein 1 isoform X4, whose translation is MDAGFFRGTSAEQDNRFSNKQKKLLKQLKFAECLEKKVEMSKVNLEVIKPWITKRVTEILGFEDDVVIDFIFNQLEVKNPDSKMMQINLTGFLNGKNAREFMGELWPLLLSAQENIAGIPTAFLELKKEEIKQRQIEQEKLASLKKQDDDKDRRDKDDRDKRDRSRSPRRRKSRSSSPRRRSSSPRRRSPSRRERKRSHSHSPRHKTKSPSPSPVFDKREPEVQEPEPSLKVKEPSVQEATSSSDIVKITKPDSAPDTKDASPEPNLRKTKEKERHRHRSRSRSKSKSKSRSPSHSRPRRRRHSRSRSYSPRRRPSPRRRPSPRRRSPPRRMPPPPRHKRSRSPVRRRRRSSASLSGSSSSSSSSRSPPPPPKKQPKRISSSPPRKPRRSSPSASPPRRRYRPSPPPSPPQKRRSPSPQQSSRLRKPRGSVSPPHVSVSKHKIIEKRKTPSPPSKPRKREISESDDDKGGKMGTLDSVQQRRQYRRQNQQSSSDSGSSSSSEDERPKRSGVKNGEVGRRRRNSTSRSPSPSRKRPKDPSPHRRRRSPSPPPPRRRRSPSPPPPPRRRRSPSPQRRRSHSPRRQSPAQRRYSPPIQRRYSPSPPPKRRTSSPLAQQSSKRRVSQSPPPPAKHRVSHSPPPKHKGSPGGKRRSPSVPSKQRKGLSPSRSGREARSPLQPKRLSPSPRPRAARSSESPPTHRRGPSSSPPRRQQSPSPSTRPIRRVSRTPEPKKMKKESPNPRRGSSSRSVSGSPEPAPKQTVSRSRSRSQSANWSPAPVPAKKAKSTTPSPSPAQTSDQEGGGGKKKKKKKDKKHKKEKKHKKHKKHKKEKAAAAASPEITEADVDAEAKKETESDGEGNLDDLEKHLREKALRSMRKAQVSPQS
- the SRRM1 gene encoding serine/arginine repetitive matrix protein 1 isoform X2: MDAGFFRGTSAEQDNRFSNKQKKLLKQLKFAECLEKKVEMSKVNLEVIKPWITKRVTEILGFEDDVVIDFIFNQLEVKNPDSKMMQINLTGFLNGKNAREFMGELWPLLLSAQENIAGIPTAFLELKKEEIKQRQIEQEKLASLKKQDDDKDRRDKDDRDKRDRSRSPRRRKSRSSSPRRRSSSPRRRSPSRRERKRSHSHSPRHKTKSPSPSPVFDKREPEVQEPEPSLKVKEPSVQEATSSSDIVKITKPDSAPDTKDASPEPNLRKTKEKERHRHRSRSRSKSKSKSRSPSHSRPRRRRHSRSRSYSPRRRPSPRRRPSPRRRSPPRRMPPPPRHKRSRSPVRRRRSSASLSGSSSSSSSSRSPPPPPKKQPKRISSSPPRKPRRSSPSASPPRRRYRPSPPPSPPQKRRSPSPQQSSRLRKPRGSVSPPHVSVSKHKIIEKRKTPSPPSKPRKREISESDDDKGGKMGTLDSVQQRRQYRRQNQQSSSDSGSSSSSEDERPKRSGVKNGEVGRRRRNSTSRSPSPSRKRPKDPSPQMQTLKRWQTPPLKSRRRRSPSPPPPRRRRSPSPPPPPRRRRSPSPQRRRSHSPRRQSPAQRRYSPPIQRRYSPSPPPKRRTSSPLAQQSSKRRVSQSPPPPAKHRVSHSPPPKHKGSPGGKRRSPSVPSKQRKGLSPSRSGREARSPLQPKRLSPSPRPRAARSSESPPTHRRGPSSSPPRRQQSPSPSTRPIRRVSRTPEPKKMKKESPNPRRGSSSRSVSGSPEPAPKQTVSRSRSRSQSANWSPAPVPAKKAKSTTPSPSPAQTSDQEGGGGKKKKKKKDKKHKKEKKHKKHKKHKKEKAAAAASPEITEADVDAEAKKETESDGEGNLDDLEKHLREKALRSMRKAQVSPQS
- the SRRM1 gene encoding serine/arginine repetitive matrix protein 1 isoform X9, which encodes MMQINLTGFLNGKNAREFMGELWPLLLSAQENIAGIPTAFLELKKEEIKQRQIEQEKLASLKKQDDDKDRRDKDDRDKRDRSRSPRRRKSRSSSPRRRSSSPRRRSPSRRERKRSHSHSPRHKTKSPSPSPVFDKREPEVQEPEPSLKVKEPSVQEATSSSDIVKITKPDSAPDTKDASPEPNLRKTKEKERHRHRSRSRSKSKSKSRSPSHSRPRRRRHSRSRSYSPRRRPSPRRRPSPRRRSPPRRMPPPPRHKRSRSPVRRRRRSSASLSGSSSSSSSSRSPPPPPKKQPKRISSSPPRKPRRSSPSASPPRRRYRPSPPPSPPQKRRSPSPQQSSRLRKPRGSVSPPHVSVSKHKIIEKRKTPSPPSKPRKREISESDDDKGGKMGTLDSVQQRRQYRRQNQQSSSDSGSSSSSEDERPKRSGVKNGEVGRRRRNSTSRSPSPSRKRPKDPSPQMQTLKRWQTPPLKSRRRRSPSPPPPRRRRSPSPPPPPRRRRSPSPQRRRSHSPRRQSPAQRRYSPPIQRRYSPSPPPKRRTSSPLAQQSSKRRVSQSPPPPAKHRVSHSPPPKHKGSPGGKRRSPSVPSKQRKGLSPSRSGREARSPLQPKRLSPSPRPRAARSSESPPTHRRGPSSSPPRRQQSPSPSTRPIRRVSRTPEPKKMKKESPNPRRGSSSRSVSGSPEPAPKQTVSRSRSRSQSANWSPAPVPAKKAKSTTPSPSPAQTSDQEGGGGKKKKKKKDKKHKKEKKHKKHKKHKKEKAAAAASPEITEADVDAEAKKETESDGEGNLDDLEKHLREKALRSMRKAQVSPQS